The nucleotide sequence AGCGCCTGTCGGTTCCGCGTCGTCGTGAACTGCAGGCGTTGGTCGCCGACGGTGAGACCGCCAAGGACCTGCTGCTGCGCGCCAACTTGCGCCTGGTCGTGTCGCTGGCCAAGCGTTACACCGGTCGTGGCATGCCGTTCCTGGATCTCATCCAGGAGGGCAACCTGGGCCTGATCCGCGCGGTGGAGAAGTTCGACTACACCAAGGGCTTCAAGTTCTCGACGTACGCGACGTGGTGGATCCGCCAGGCCATCTCGCGCGCGATGGCCGACCAGTCCCGGACGATCCGGCTCCCCGTTCACCTGGTCGAGCAGATCAACAAGATGCAACGGATGCGCCGTGAGCTGGGCCAGAGCCTCGGACGGGACGCCACCGACGAAGAACTGGCCCACGAGCTCGACATCGACGTGGACCGGCTGCACGAGCTGGTGGACCACGCTCGTGATCTGGTGAGCCTGGATCAGACGGTCGGTGCGGAAGAGGATTCCTCCCTTGGTGACTTCATCGCCGACAGTGAGGCGACCAAGCCCACCGAGGCGGTCGAGTTCGATCTGATGCGCCGGCAGCTCTCGCAGGTTCTGGACTCGCTCGAGCCGCGGGAAGCGGCCGTCGTCCGCTTGCGTTACGGCCTTGCCGACGGCAACCCGCACACTCTCGATGACATCGCGAAGAAGTTCAACCTTTCACGCGAGCGGATCCGTCAGATCGAGCGGGAGACCATGGCCAAGCTTCGCCACCCGTCCCGAGCGCAGTCGCTGCGGGACTACCTCGAGGACTGACCCGTCACCGCCTGAGCCAGTTTTGCCGCGATCCGGCGTAGCTCGCTAGCGTGTCCGAAATGGACCCGCTGGATGCGCTGCGCCGGATCGCGTTTCTGTTGGAGCGGGAGCTGGCCAAGGAATATCGGGTCAAGGCGTTCCGAACAGCTGCTGCTGTCGTTGTGAACCATCGGCCGGAGATCGAAAGCCTAGCCGCGCGGGGCGAGCTCACGAGCCTGGCCGGAATCGGCCCGGCGACGGCCGAGGTCATCGACCAGGCGCTGGCGGGGCACGTGCCTGAGCGGCTGGCTTTGCTGGAGCAGACGCCGGCCCCGGCGGATTCGCTGGACCCAGCCGCGAGGCAGCTGTTGAGCCGGCTCAGTGGCGACCTGCACAGCCACTCCGACTGGAGCGACGGCGGTAGCCCGATCGAGGAGATGGCGGTTACCGCGTTGGAACTCGGCCGTGGTTATCAGGCGCTGACCGATCATTCGCCGCGACTGACCGTGGCTCGCGGCCTCACGGCGGCTCGGCTGCGCCAGCAACTGGCCAGACTGGCGAGCCTGCGCCCGCGCCTGGGTGGTTTCGCATTGCTCAGCGGTATCGAGGTCGACATCCTCGACGACGGGACGCTAGATCAGGAACCGAGCCTGCTCGATGAACTCGACGTCGTCGTGGCGTCCGTGCACTCGAAGCTGGCCATGGACAGCAGCGCGATGACGCGCAGGATGGTCGCTGCGATCTCGCAGCCGCAAACGATGGTTCTCGGGCACTGCACGGGACGGCTGATCGGTGGCAAGAAACGGGCACAGAGCCAGTTCGACCCGCGCATCGTGTTCGCGGCGTGCGCGGACAACCAGGTGGCCGTGGAGATCAATTCTCGACCGGAACGGCTGGACCCGCCGGAGGACCTGCTCGCCCTGGCCGTCGAGGCCGGCTGCCTGTTCAGCATCGACACCGATGCCCACGCGCCGGGCCAGCTGGATTGGCTGGCCTACGGCGCGGCCAAGGCGTCGGCTGCGGGCCTGGATCCGGACCGAATCATCACGACCTGGCCGCTGGAACGTCTGCGCGAGTGGTCACGGTCGCGCCGAGGATGACCCCACGCCACACCAGCCTGTGTACAGACCAGGGCCGGTGGTGGCGTGCGCGGCTACCCGGCCGCGCCGGTAGCGACCGGACGGTTCGGGTCGGTGATCCATTCGCTCCACGACCCGGGGTACAGGCTGGCCTGGATCCCGGCCTGATGCATAGCCAGCACCGTGTGAGCAGCGGTGACGCCTGACCCGCAGTAGACGCCTACTGGCGCGCCGTCGAGGTCGGTGAATCGTTGCCGAAGCCGTGCCACCGACAGGAACGTGCCGTCGGCGTTGATGTTCTCGGTCGTCGGTTGGTTGATCGCACCGGGGATGTGGCCGGCCACGGGATCGATCGGTTCCGCCGCGCCGCTGAAGCGTTCCGGTGCTCGGACGTCCACGAGGCGTCCGGCATCGGCGTGGGAAGCGGCACCGTCCGCGTCGAGGGTTGGCATGCCGCCGGGACGGACCTGCACTGAGCCCTCGGCGTCGGTTACAGGCCCCGATTCGACGGCTTGATCGCGCTCGATCCACGACCGGAAGCCGCCATCCAAGACGCGAACGTCCGCCAAACCGGCCCAACGCAGCACCCACCACGCCCGCGCGGCGGCCATCGAGGAGTTTCCGTCGTACACGATCACCGTTGAATCCGGTTCGATACCCCATCGACGAAGGCTGCGTTGCAAGTCGTCGGGAGCAGGCAGCGGGTGGCGGCCGCCCGGGCCGGGCGAGGAGGCCAGATCCTCATCGAGGTCGACGAAGTGGGCACCCGGAATATGCGCGCTCAGATAGTCATTGCGAAGGGGCGGCCGGCCGACCTGCCAGCGAACGTCGAGGATGACCGGTCGCGCAGCTGCGGCCAGCCTGTCGGCGAGCGCGGATACGCTGATCAGCGCCGTGTGGGAGTTCTCGCTCATGGCATCGGTTCTAACATGGATGGATCGGACCGCACGAGACCGGCTGGCCGTGCGCAGGAAAGAGGTCGGCACGTGAACACCCACCACCACAGCGATCTGATCGATACCACCGAGATGTACCTCAGGACCATCTACGAGCTCGAGGAGGAAGGCGTCACGCCGCTGCGCGCGCGGATCGCCGAGCGACTCGGACAATCGGGCCCGACGGTGAGCCAGACGGTGGCTCGGATGGAGCGCGACGGCCTGGTGCACGTCGAAAGCGACCGGCACCTGCAGTTGACCGATGACGGACGCCACCTCGCGACCGCGGTCATGCGAAAACACCGGTTGGCCGAGCGCCTGTTGCACGACGTCATCGGTCTGGAGTGGGACCAGCTCCACATCGAGGCCTGCCGCTGGGAGCACGTGATGAGCGATGCCGTCGAACGACGCATCGTCGCGCTGCTGGACAAGCCGCTGGTGTGTCCGCACGGGAACCCCATCCCGGGCCTGGAGGATCTGGGGCTGCCTTTCGGGCACCTGGTCGACACCGCCGTCCTGCCGACGTTGGCCGAATCGGCGCGAGCTGGCCAGGCCACAGTGCGGGTCGAGCGGATCAGCGAGAACCTGCAGCCGGACGCGGAGCTGATGCGATTGCTGTCCTCATCAGGCCTGGTGCCCGGGCGGACGGTAACGGTCGAGGCCGTCGGCGGCGGATACCAGGTCGTCGAGGGCGAACACGACACGCTCCTGCTGGCCCCGGTGGCGCAGGGCATCTTCGTCTCTGTCCCGGCCTGACCGATCGGCCGGACAGGGATTGCGGCGTCGGCTTCTGCCCCGCCGGCCTGTTCGCGGCTCATCCGAAGCGCTGGGTGCCGACGTTCGCGCTGGGTGAGCGCAGCGGAGGCGTTCGCGCCGGGTTGAGTCCCAACTGCACCGTATCGAGCACTACCCTCGCCGCTGAGAGCCCGGGATCAGAGTCCAGTGCCCGCTCACCGGCCATAGTTGCCAGGGTGCCGTTGCCCTTACGCCACTGGGACCAAGCGAACAGCAGCAGCGGGACGGCGTCATAGGGCGGTGGCAGGCGGCGCAACAGCTCGAGCAGCGCGTCGTCGGCGTCGACCGATCGTTCGTCGACCCGGAACCAGAGCTCGTCACGCACCTCGACGTGGGTGAGCGCAACGCCGAAGCGGGCCAGCTCTGCCCGGGTCATCGCCCTGCCCGCTGTGCCTTCGGTCGGATGTCGATCAAGCCGAGCGGTGAAGGCACGCAGGTCCGCGCGAAGACTCGTGCTGAGGCGGCCCTTCAGTACAGCCTCGGTGAGCCGGTTTTCCGCCTTCGCCAATGCCGGTTCGAGCCTGTCTCGCTCGTGCCGGGTCTGTCCGGCCAGCTGCCCCCGGACCGCTTCTCGGTCGGGTAACGCGACGAGGCCGGCGAACACGGCCTCGGCACTGGCGGACGTGCTTCGCCGCTCGTTGCCACCGGGTGAGCAACAGCCGCTGTCGGTGCACGTGAGCGACCACCATCGTTCCTGCCCCACGACGAGCAGGTCGACGACCGAGAGCCCGACAAGTGCGCAGGCCAGCGCGACGTCGTGCAGGTGCTGTGGGACGTCACCGGAGGCGGCGGGGTGGTGGTGTGTGAAGACGAGCGCCACCACGCAGTCGCTGTCGGTGGACGCCAGAGGTGCCACCAATGGCGAGAAGGCCCCGGGGTCCATCGGCGCGGGTGGCAGGTCGCACCTGGCGGTCAGACAGACCTGGGGCGCACGGCCGTTTCGCTCACTCAGGCCGACGATGACGATGCTCTCGACCGGGTGAAACCCCAGCAGGTACGGCACGATGTCGATCACGTCGGCAGCGGTCGCCAGCGCTGCGGTAGGAATTGCGCGTCCGCGTTGTGGTTGCATGCCTCGACCCTGCCCCGTCGCGACCCGCCCACGATGGGCAATCCCGCGACTGTGGACAACGATCGGCCTTGTGGACAAGGGCGAGCGACCTCGCCGGAGGGCCTAGCGGCGCACCGTCAATCCAGTGGCGCGGCCCGCCAACGTCGGGCCGCGGCGGTCAAGCCGGCAGCTACTGCTGCGTTGCGCGAGGCCAGCTCTCGCGCGCGGTCGCCGTCCGGGCCGTCGTCGGCACGTTCAATTCGGCCGAGGGACACGATGCGGAAGAATGCCGCCGCCCGTTCCAATGCCACAGCGAAGTCACCTCGATAGGCGCCGCTGAGCACCGATTCGGCCAGCGACAGGATCGCCTGCGGGTCAGCGAAGTCCGCCACGCCAGCCACGACTTCGTCAGCCGGGGCCAGTGGCCTGCCTGCCCGCCAAAGCCGCGTGACTTCCTCACCATTGGTCTGGCACCACGTCCGCAGCAGGTACAGGGCCCACAGCGCGCCCGCCAGCGTGTCCGGCTCGCTGTCTCGCCACAGCTCAGCCAGAGTCTGCAGACCAACCCGATCGGCGAGGTCGACGAGTGAATCCGACTGACCTGACCGACCGTGGGAGATGACCGCGGCCGCGGTGGCCTCCGCCACCTCCTCCCGGCCGAACGGCTCGGTCGCCGACAATCCGTCGAGCAGCGTCGTCAGGTCAGCGCGACGGACCGGCCGATGATGGCGGGCAGGTTCATTCACCAGATCAGCCTAGCTGGGCTCCCGATGACCCACCCGCGACTTCGCCGTGCCCGATGACAACCCGCATGTTCGCTAGAGTGGTCACTGGCGTCGGTCCGATCCATGGCCCCCGGTCCCACAACTGCCGCCACGAGCGGCCTTCTGCCGAGAGGCGACCTGGCGGGCCGACGTCACCTACCGTCCGGTTGCTGCCGACCCGTCCCCTGTCTGCGAAGCGGAGGCAGTCATGAACACCGGTGATGGGTGGACGGTCTGCTCGCTCGGTCACCGGCACTGGGGCCGATACGGCGCAGCCGGAATCTTGATCACCGATGGTGACCGCGTCATTCTGCAGCACCGCGCCCCCTGGACTCACGAGGGTGGCAGCTGGGGCGTTCCCGGC is from Jatrophihabitans telluris and encodes:
- the sigB gene encoding RNA polymerase sigma factor SigB, which produces MTAQAEVAVDTIEEPAESAFAAGVATADLDEAVQAADLVRSYLNEIGKVSLLTAVEEVELSKRIEAGLYASHLISTSKRLSVPRRRELQALVADGETAKDLLLRANLRLVVSLAKRYTGRGMPFLDLIQEGNLGLIRAVEKFDYTKGFKFSTYATWWIRQAISRAMADQSRTIRLPVHLVEQINKMQRMRRELGQSLGRDATDEELAHELDIDVDRLHELVDHARDLVSLDQTVGAEEDSSLGDFIADSEATKPTEAVEFDLMRRQLSQVLDSLEPREAAVVRLRYGLADGNPHTLDDIAKKFNLSRERIRQIERETMAKLRHPSRAQSLRDYLED
- a CDS encoding PHP domain-containing protein, whose protein sequence is MDPLDALRRIAFLLERELAKEYRVKAFRTAAAVVVNHRPEIESLAARGELTSLAGIGPATAEVIDQALAGHVPERLALLEQTPAPADSLDPAARQLLSRLSGDLHSHSDWSDGGSPIEEMAVTALELGRGYQALTDHSPRLTVARGLTAARLRQQLARLASLRPRLGGFALLSGIEVDILDDGTLDQEPSLLDELDVVVASVHSKLAMDSSAMTRRMVAAISQPQTMVLGHCTGRLIGGKKRAQSQFDPRIVFAACADNQVAVEINSRPERLDPPEDLLALAVEAGCLFSIDTDAHAPGQLDWLAYGAAKASAAGLDPDRIITTWPLERLREWSRSRRG
- a CDS encoding sulfurtransferase encodes the protein MPTSFLRTASRSRAVRSIHVRTDAMSENSHTALISVSALADRLAAAARPVILDVRWQVGRPPLRNDYLSAHIPGAHFVDLDEDLASSPGPGGRHPLPAPDDLQRSLRRWGIEPDSTVIVYDGNSSMAAARAWWVLRWAGLADVRVLDGGFRSWIERDQAVESGPVTDAEGSVQVRPGGMPTLDADGAASHADAGRLVDVRAPERFSGAAEPIDPVAGHIPGAINQPTTENINADGTFLSVARLRQRFTDLDGAPVGVYCGSGVTAAHTVLAMHQAGIQASLYPGSWSEWITDPNRPVATGAAG
- a CDS encoding metal-dependent transcriptional regulator, giving the protein MYLRTIYELEEEGVTPLRARIAERLGQSGPTVSQTVARMERDGLVHVESDRHLQLTDDGRHLATAVMRKHRLAERLLHDVIGLEWDQLHIEACRWEHVMSDAVERRIVALLDKPLVCPHGNPIPGLEDLGLPFGHLVDTAVLPTLAESARAGQATVRVERISENLQPDAELMRLLSSSGLVPGRTVTVEAVGGGYQVVEGEHDTLLLAPVAQGIFVSVPA
- a CDS encoding DUF4192 domain-containing protein is translated as MQPQRGRAIPTAALATAADVIDIVPYLLGFHPVESIVIVGLSERNGRAPQVCLTARCDLPPAPMDPGAFSPLVAPLASTDSDCVVALVFTHHHPAASGDVPQHLHDVALACALVGLSVVDLLVVGQERWWSLTCTDSGCCSPGGNERRSTSASAEAVFAGLVALPDREAVRGQLAGQTRHERDRLEPALAKAENRLTEAVLKGRLSTSLRADLRAFTARLDRHPTEGTAGRAMTRAELARFGVALTHVEVRDELWFRVDERSVDADDALLELLRRLPPPYDAVPLLLFAWSQWRKGNGTLATMAGERALDSDPGLSAARVVLDTVQLGLNPARTPPLRSPSANVGTQRFG